The Spinacia oleracea cultivar Varoflay chromosome 2, BTI_SOV_V1, whole genome shotgun sequence DNA segment ACATCTTGTTTTAGGTTGACGTATCTAAAACTGAAGAACTTTCGTGCTTCCAATGTAATGGTTATCTGTTGATCCTGAATCTTCATTCCACTTGAATTGTTACTGAGGAAATTTCTTTCTATAACTTGTGGAATTAACTAGAATCTCTTAATCGGAAGAATGTTTATAGGTCAGGTTTGTGGAAGAAAATAGCTTGTCTATGTCTAATTGGTAAGCCCTTTGATCAGATTTTATTTCATTTACCTTAAATTAAGGAAGTACTGTACCAATGTATTTTGTCATCAGCCTATGTGATTACGAAGGTTTTCCAACTCTTGTTTGGTCACCAATACCATCTAAAGCCATACCATATCATTACCAAAGTGCATAAACGGTGAAGTTCAGGTGGGAAAATGGAAGTTTTTTAATGTTCGTATAGCTGTTCTGTTGCAGTTTCTTTGTGATGTAACTATTTTAATATGGGCTCCTTGTCGCTTCCATCAAGTCAGAATTAAATTAACCCCTCTTCCATGTACACAAATGTGCACTTTATGGTTTGTTATTGATTGAATGACTTCTGTACAGGAAGCCAGAGCTCTTTTGGGAAGGTTAGAGTACCAGAGAGGCAATGTAGAGGGTGCGCTTCGTGTATTTGAAGGTATTGATCTTCAAGCGGCAATTCAGAGATTCCAACCATCAGTTGGTGATAAGCCATCAAAAAAGGGTCGCCCTCGGCCCGAGTCTGTAAATAATGTCCCACAGCATGCTGCCGGTTTAGTTCTTGAAGCCATTTATCTGAAGGCCAAATCCCTTCAGAAGCTTGGAAGATTAACTGGTACGGAACATTGTTTACAACATTTAAACAGATAAACTCATTATCTCATTTTCACTCCATTGTTTACAAAAAATTGTTCTTGAGCGTTTTGCAGAGGCTGCTGGTGAATGTAAGAGCGTTCTGGATACGGTGGAAAAGATATTCCAACATGGCATACCTGATTTGCAAGTGGATGGACGATTACAAGAGACAGTTAGTCAAGCTGTGGAGCTCCTTCCTGAGCTCTGGAAGCAAGCTGGATCTCATGATGAAGCTATTGCTGCATATAGGCGTGCTCTTCTCAGTCAATGGAACCTTGATAATGAATGCTGTGCAAGGATTCAGAAAAAATTTGCAGTATTTCTTCTTTATAGTGGTGTAGAGGCTGCAGCACCCAGTTTGTCTGTACAGATTGATGGATCTTATATTCCTAGAAACAATTTAGAGGAGGCGATTCTACTGCTGATGATTCTGATACGGAAATGTGCCCTTGGAAAGACCAAATGGGACCCATCAGTTATGGAGCACCTTACGTTTGCATTATCTCTATGTAGTCAAACTTCTGTCTTGGCAAGGCAACTTGAAGAGGTCATGCCCGGAACTTTGAACCGTATTGACCGTTGGGTTGCCTTGGCTCTTTGTCACAGTGGAGCACGGGAAAACAAAGAAGCCTTGAATTTGTTAAGGAAGTCTTTACATGCTAATGAGAGACCAGATGATCTTATGGCTTTGTTATTAGCAGCTAAGATTTGTAGTGAGGATCCATTTCTGGCTGCTGAGGGTGTGGGATATGCACGGAGGGCTATTACGTGTGCGTCAGATGATGAAGAACATTTAAAAGGTGTAGCTTTACGTATGTTAGGGCATTGTTTGGGGAGGCAAACTAAAGTATCCTCCTCTGACTATGAAAGGTCTAGTTTGCAGGGTGAAGCACTGAAATCATTGGAAGAAGCCCTTAGTTTTGAGTCCAACAACCCAGATCTTCTTTTAGAATTGGCAATTCAATATGCAGAGAATCGCAATGTAAATGCTGCATTGCGATATGCAAAGCAGTTTATTGACGCAACCGGTGGATCTGTCTTGAAAGGTTGGCGGTTGCTTGCTTTGATTCTTTCTTCCCAGAAGAGATATCCAGAAGCACAAGTGGTCATTGATGCCGCTTTAGACGAGACTGCAAAATGGGAGCAAGGACCACTTCTAAGAATGAAAGCAAAGCTCAAGATCTTTCAGTCATTACCTATGGATGCAATAGAAACTTACCGTTACCTACTGGCACTTGTTCAAGCTCAAAGAAAGTCTTTTGGTCCCGTAAAAGCCAGTCCTCAGGTTAGGTTAATTCCATGACGTTTTGTTTAAAATGGCTGAATTGAAGTCTGAAGTCCTGAACCAAGCTCTTAATATTGTTTACTAAAACTAGGTCATTATTTCTAGTTGTCCCTGCCGCAAGCCAAGTGTAGCTTTGGAAATCTATAGATGTCGTTAAGATTGCAACTCATAACCTACAGTCAGAATTGGATAGttgtttcattttttctttttcctacatACACGAGTAACACGACATTAGCTTTTCTCAAATTTTCTTTTTATGTCTTCAAGAACAAAGAGGCATGCATCATGGGATGATAGACTTTGGGATTTAAGAGGCCTCTCGTTATTCGTTAATCAATGCTTAACTTTTCCCATAATTGTTGTGATgtaccttttattttattctaaACTGGACTCTTGACACAATACCACAGCCTTACAGGGAAATCGAATTTTAGTGGGTAACCTTTTAAACCTTCATAATTTATCATAGAATTATCTTTGAATACCTAAAGTCTTACTACATGAACTTCTTACATTTATTTTCACAAATGTCAAACTTAAGGCAGTTGAGGAATTCTGTACTCCTCctgaaatagaaaaataa contains these protein-coding regions:
- the LOC110785189 gene encoding protein NPG1, which translates into the protein MPGSQSPVSSDHEEETGEREFRANGNSMKTAELEAKLDEGNIQEAESSLREGLSLNFEEARALLGRLEYQRGNVEGALRVFEGIDLQAAIQRFQPSVGDKPSKKGRPRPESVNNVPQHAAGLVLEAIYLKAKSLQKLGRLTEAAGECKSVLDTVEKIFQHGIPDLQVDGRLQETVSQAVELLPELWKQAGSHDEAIAAYRRALLSQWNLDNECCARIQKKFAVFLLYSGVEAAAPSLSVQIDGSYIPRNNLEEAILLLMILIRKCALGKTKWDPSVMEHLTFALSLCSQTSVLARQLEEVMPGTLNRIDRWVALALCHSGARENKEALNLLRKSLHANERPDDLMALLLAAKICSEDPFLAAEGVGYARRAITCASDDEEHLKGVALRMLGHCLGRQTKVSSSDYERSSLQGEALKSLEEALSFESNNPDLLLELAIQYAENRNVNAALRYAKQFIDATGGSVLKGWRLLALILSSQKRYPEAQVVIDAALDETAKWEQGPLLRMKAKLKIFQSLPMDAIETYRYLLALVQAQRKSFGPVKASPQADDDKVNEFEVWLGLANLYSSLSHWKDVEVCLEKAQSLRQFSAETLHTEGIMYEGRGLVKEALASYTNAVLLDPNYVPCKVLLGALLSKMGSQALPVARNLLSDALRLEPTSRNAWYYLGMVHRDDGRNSDAAECFQAASMLEESDPIESFTSVL